One segment of Niabella beijingensis DNA contains the following:
- a CDS encoding tetratricopeptide repeat protein, which yields MREYSNQSEERREDMDELLQRYENLKTGQSASYLEEEEFERVINYFESKEAFKKALNATEIAIEQFPYSAGLLIKKADLVLNNRAYDTALELLDKASIFDGNNIDIYILKTEAFLALDRQEEAVVLLEEALNLFEGDEKIELLFELADVYDDYESFDKVFDCLRWILELEPANEEALYKICFWTDYTGRNAESIELHQKIINEFPYCELAWFNLGASYQGIKLYEKAIDAYKYAIAIDEKFDYAYRNIGDAYIRLRKYKDAIEHLERVLELAKPEDVIYEAIGYCYEKLKNYAQARFYFRKASHLNDDKSVLFYKMALTYYKEDKFELCVRQLESALKIKNNNPEYLLLMGQSKLALGQQREALQYFLNVVRLRPKLMMGWEALLIGLYKAEQFDQGLEQVQNAILRIGADKPLFHYYKALFCFGLGQSKQALLELEEGLVKAPRQLKKILEVEPALLQRPAVTALIVKVKRK from the coding sequence ATGAGAGAGTATTCGAATCAGAGTGAAGAGCGGAGGGAAGACATGGACGAATTATTACAACGCTATGAAAACCTTAAAACCGGCCAATCCGCATCCTACCTTGAAGAAGAAGAATTTGAACGGGTTATCAATTATTTTGAGTCGAAAGAGGCATTTAAAAAGGCGTTAAATGCAACAGAGATCGCCATCGAGCAATTCCCGTATTCAGCCGGGCTGCTGATAAAGAAGGCCGACCTTGTTTTAAATAACCGTGCCTACGATACGGCACTGGAACTGCTGGATAAGGCCTCCATATTTGATGGCAACAACATCGACATCTATATTCTGAAGACGGAAGCATTCCTGGCGCTCGACCGGCAGGAAGAGGCGGTGGTATTGCTGGAAGAGGCGCTCAACCTTTTTGAAGGCGATGAGAAGATCGAGCTGCTTTTTGAGCTGGCCGATGTTTACGACGACTATGAAAGCTTCGATAAGGTATTTGATTGCCTGAGATGGATCCTTGAGCTGGAACCGGCCAATGAAGAAGCCCTGTACAAGATCTGTTTCTGGACCGACTACACCGGCCGTAATGCAGAGAGCATTGAGTTGCATCAGAAGATCATCAATGAATTTCCTTACTGCGAGCTGGCCTGGTTCAATCTGGGTGCATCGTATCAGGGGATCAAGCTGTACGAAAAAGCAATAGATGCATATAAATATGCTATCGCCATCGATGAGAAATTCGATTATGCCTACCGCAATATCGGTGATGCGTACATCCGTCTGCGGAAATATAAAGATGCTATCGAACACCTCGAGCGGGTACTGGAACTCGCAAAACCGGAAGATGTGATCTACGAGGCCATCGGGTATTGTTACGAAAAACTGAAGAACTATGCCCAGGCGCGTTTTTATTTCCGCAAAGCCTCACATTTAAATGACGACAAAAGCGTCTTATTCTATAAAATGGCGCTTACCTACTATAAGGAGGATAAATTCGAGCTCTGTGTCCGCCAGCTGGAATCCGCACTGAAGATCAAGAATAACAATCCCGAATACCTCTTGCTGATGGGGCAGAGCAAGCTGGCCCTGGGCCAGCAGCGGGAAGCATTGCAATACTTCCTCAATGTGGTGCGGCTGCGTCCCAAACTGATGATGGGGTGGGAGGCATTGCTGATCGGACTTTATAAGGCAGAACAGTTTGACCAGGGGCTGGAGCAGGTTCAGAATGCCATCCTGCGGATCGGTGCCGATAAGCCGTTATTTCATTATTACAAGGCCCTGTTCTGCTTTGGTCTGGGCCAGTCGAAACAGGCACTGCTGGAACTGGAAGAAGGCCTTGTGAAAGCACCCCGCCAGCTGAAGAAGATACTGGAAGTGGAACCGGCGCTGCTACAGCGGCCGGCCGTAACTGCGTTGATCGTAAAGGTGAAACGGAAGTAG
- a CDS encoding 2-isopropylmalate synthase: MADNKVFIFDTTLRDGEQVPGCKLNTEEKIKLALKLEALGVDVIEAGFPISSPGDFASVEEISKVVKNATVCGLTRAVQKDIEVAAAALKPAVRPRIHTGIGSSDNHIKYKFNTTRENIIERAVAAVKLARNLVPDVEFFAEDAGRADLQFLAQLVEAVIGAGATVVNIPDTTGSCLPHQYAEKFAYLLQHVSNADKAIFSCHCHNDLGLATANSIAGAIAGARQIECTINGIGERAGNTSLEEVVMAIKKHPELDLYTDVDTTQLLPMSHLVAETMRMVVQPNKAVVGDNAFSHSSGIHQDGFLKESTTYEIIAPHEVGADTSRIVLTARSGRSALAYRFKNLGYEFDRNQVDALYQQFLNVADAKKEVGDNDLKEMAEKVKTIA; encoded by the coding sequence ATGGCGGATAACAAGGTTTTTATTTTTGACACTACATTAAGAGACGGAGAACAGGTACCCGGTTGTAAGTTAAATACCGAAGAGAAGATCAAACTGGCGCTTAAACTCGAAGCTCTTGGCGTAGACGTTATTGAAGCCGGTTTCCCCATTTCGAGCCCGGGCGATTTTGCTTCCGTGGAAGAGATCTCCAAAGTGGTTAAAAATGCAACGGTATGCGGTCTTACACGTGCAGTGCAAAAGGACATTGAAGTAGCTGCGGCGGCGCTGAAGCCTGCTGTACGTCCCCGGATCCACACCGGTATCGGATCGTCCGATAACCATATCAAATACAAGTTCAATACCACGCGCGAAAATATTATTGAAAGGGCCGTAGCCGCGGTAAAGCTGGCCCGTAACCTGGTTCCGGATGTGGAATTTTTTGCCGAAGATGCAGGCCGTGCCGATCTTCAGTTCCTGGCACAGCTGGTGGAAGCGGTGATTGGTGCCGGTGCTACGGTGGTAAACATTCCCGATACTACCGGCTCCTGCCTGCCGCATCAGTATGCAGAAAAATTCGCTTACCTGCTGCAGCATGTATCCAATGCCGATAAGGCGATCTTCTCCTGCCATTGTCATAATGATCTCGGTCTTGCAACCGCCAATTCCATCGCAGGTGCCATCGCCGGAGCCCGGCAGATCGAGTGCACCATTAACGGGATCGGTGAACGTGCCGGGAACACTTCCCTGGAGGAAGTGGTAATGGCCATTAAAAAGCATCCGGAGCTGGACCTGTACACTGATGTGGACACCACACAATTACTCCCGATGAGCCACCTCGTGGCCGAAACCATGCGGATGGTCGTCCAGCCCAATAAGGCCGTCGTCGGCGACAATGCCTTTTCGCATTCATCGGGCATACACCAGGACGGTTTTTTAAAGGAGTCGACCACTTACGAAATCATTGCGCCGCATGAAGTGGGTGCCGATACTTCCCGTATCGTGCTCACCGCGCGCAGCGGCCGCAGCGCACTCGCCTACCGTTTCAAAAACCTGGGATATGAATTCGACCGTAACCAGGTTGATGCCCTGTACCAGCAATTCCTGAATGTAGCCGATGCAAAAAAAGAAGTAGGCGACAATGACTTAAAAGAAATGGCAGAGAAAGTAAAAACAATCGCATAA